In Massilia violaceinigra, one DNA window encodes the following:
- a CDS encoding cyanophycinase, translating into MSETAHADPRRGSLLIIGGSEDREDDMQILERFIALCGGPDKRIAVLTAASRVPERMWAIYDAAFGGMNVTSRKPVHIASRAEANDAAMAAEVAQADGIFITGGDQKRLLALIGGTGLDEALHAALARGACIAGTSAGASAMSAHMLADGKADLHPEKGTVSLGAGIGFVQRVVIDQHFSQRQRLARLLTVVAQNPFLLGVGIDEDTALLIEAGGGIEILGAGAVTVIDGRHMVSNVADIRNRSVPEMVDVRLHLLPSGSRYGAAGDTATPAALSDFLKIVTNIA; encoded by the coding sequence ATGAGCGAGACGGCGCATGCCGATCCGCGCCGTGGCAGCCTCCTGATCATCGGCGGCAGTGAAGACCGCGAAGACGACATGCAGATCCTGGAGCGCTTCATCGCCCTGTGCGGTGGGCCGGACAAGCGCATCGCGGTACTGACGGCGGCCAGCCGCGTGCCCGAGCGCATGTGGGCCATCTACGACGCCGCATTCGGCGGCATGAACGTGACCAGCCGCAAGCCGGTGCACATCGCCAGCCGCGCCGAGGCCAACGATGCGGCCATGGCGGCCGAAGTGGCGCAGGCGGACGGCATTTTTATTACCGGCGGCGACCAGAAACGACTGCTGGCGCTGATCGGCGGAACCGGGCTTGACGAAGCCCTGCACGCAGCCCTCGCGCGCGGGGCTTGCATCGCCGGCACCAGCGCCGGCGCGTCGGCCATGTCGGCCCACATGCTGGCCGACGGCAAGGCCGACCTGCATCCGGAAAAAGGCACGGTCAGCCTGGGCGCCGGCATCGGCTTCGTGCAGCGCGTGGTGATCGACCAGCACTTCTCGCAGCGCCAGCGCCTCGCCCGGCTGCTCACCGTGGTGGCGCAAAACCCGTTTCTGCTCGGCGTGGGCATCGACGAAGACACGGCCCTGCTGATCGAAGCCGGCGGCGGCATCGAGATCCTGGGCGCCGGCGCCGTCACCGTCATCGACGGCCGACACATGGTGTCGAACGTGGCTGACATCCGCAACCGCAGCGTGCCTGAAATGGTGGACGTGCGCCTTCACCTGCTGCCGTCCGGCTCGCGCTACGGCGCGGCCGGCGACACCGCAACGCCGGCGGCCTTGTCCGACTTTTTGAAAATCGTTACCAACATCGCATAA
- the cphA gene encoding cyanophycin synthetase, producing the protein MNIIEQRVLRGPNRWSRLTCLQTIIDAGELSGMAPGFTDALLAQLPGMAGRRSYATLAHAAEQVALELQTMAGTPVSFGLTGKVDETHWRIVVAYQREQVAVEAMALALDVVQALARGEAQDWSGRLEALHEVAERGAIGTSTAAVVNAAQARGIPAVRLTDEANLFQLGWGSRQKRLQATVTGDTSTIAVGIASNKQLTKTLLEQGGIPVPRGGVVSTSDEAVALATRLRFPVAVKPLDANQGKGVTTQCTDAGTVRTAFDFARQYGRRVIVERFIEGRDYRLLVIGGKLAAASLRRPPSITGDGTSTVQELVDLENRNPARGDGHTNILTRLRLDELALALLAEQGYTLDSVVPNGVEVQLRGNANLSTGGTAEDVTDRVHPSTREMCIRAAQIIGLDVAGIDVICSDISLCLRGQRGALIEVNAAPGIRMHEYPSQGQARNAGESIVEAMFGESDGRIPVIAVTGTNGKTTTSLMIAHAARLAGLRTGVTTTEGVFIDGHQIIDGDCAGYHSARTLLTTPSVDIAVLETARGGILKRGLAFDRCAVAVVLNVSADHLGLDGVETVAELAAVKAVVANAASRAVVLNADDRLCVAMSAQVSADVERIFFSMEPENPVLLRHLDNGGRAAWFQDNALILDDGLRRLELLRAERMPASLHGHARYNIANALAAAAALMGANFTPAQIGAALSTFVSDRDNNPLRSNIYSAQGVTIVVDYAHNPAAYAAMASMAQSLSGGRRIAVLTCPGDRREADLLDIGHTCAEGFDELFVYEADPRGRASGETARTILDGARRAGKDDHLLHAIVPVSDAFAAAMARCQPGDVLVFACGSNATALRETARYVDPAPGMPAAVPSVHQATVPLE; encoded by the coding sequence ATGAACATCATCGAACAGCGCGTCCTGCGCGGCCCCAATCGCTGGTCCCGGCTGACCTGCCTGCAAACCATTATCGATGCGGGCGAGCTGTCTGGCATGGCCCCTGGTTTTACTGATGCGCTGCTTGCGCAACTTCCCGGCATGGCCGGCCGGCGCAGCTATGCAACGTTGGCGCACGCGGCCGAACAAGTGGCGCTGGAACTGCAAACCATGGCCGGTACGCCGGTCAGCTTTGGCTTGACCGGCAAAGTCGATGAGACGCACTGGCGCATCGTGGTCGCTTACCAGCGCGAGCAGGTCGCCGTCGAGGCGATGGCCCTGGCGCTCGACGTGGTGCAGGCACTGGCGCGCGGCGAAGCGCAAGACTGGAGCGGGCGTCTTGAAGCGCTTCACGAAGTGGCCGAACGCGGCGCCATCGGCACCAGCACGGCTGCCGTGGTCAACGCGGCGCAGGCGCGCGGCATTCCCGCGGTACGCCTGACCGACGAAGCCAATCTGTTTCAGCTTGGCTGGGGCAGCCGCCAGAAGCGCCTGCAGGCAACCGTCACCGGCGACACCTCCACCATCGCGGTCGGTATCGCCAGCAACAAGCAGTTGACCAAGACCCTGCTCGAACAGGGCGGCATTCCGGTACCCAGGGGCGGTGTGGTGAGCACATCCGATGAAGCGGTGGCGCTGGCAACGCGTCTGCGCTTTCCCGTCGCCGTCAAGCCGCTCGACGCCAACCAGGGCAAAGGCGTCACCACGCAATGCACCGATGCCGGCACGGTCCGTACCGCCTTCGATTTCGCGCGCCAGTATGGCCGCCGCGTCATCGTCGAACGCTTCATCGAGGGGCGCGACTACCGCCTGCTGGTCATCGGCGGCAAGCTCGCCGCCGCCTCGCTGCGCCGCCCGCCTTCCATCACCGGCGACGGCACATCCACCGTGCAGGAACTGGTCGATCTTGAAAACCGCAATCCGGCGCGCGGCGACGGCCACACCAACATCCTCACGCGCCTTCGGCTCGACGAACTGGCGCTGGCACTGCTGGCGGAGCAAGGCTACACGCTCGATTCGGTTGTGCCGAACGGCGTCGAGGTGCAGTTGCGCGGCAACGCCAATCTGTCGACCGGCGGCACCGCCGAAGACGTCACCGACCGCGTGCATCCATCCACGCGCGAAATGTGCATCCGCGCCGCGCAGATCATCGGCCTGGACGTCGCCGGCATCGACGTGATCTGCAGCGATATTTCGCTGTGCCTGCGCGGCCAGCGCGGCGCCCTGATCGAAGTGAACGCCGCGCCCGGCATCCGCATGCACGAATACCCAAGCCAGGGCCAGGCCCGCAATGCCGGCGAGTCCATCGTCGAGGCGATGTTCGGCGAGAGCGACGGCCGCATTCCCGTCATCGCCGTCACCGGCACCAACGGCAAGACCACGACCTCGCTGATGATCGCGCATGCGGCCCGCCTGGCCGGCCTGCGCACCGGCGTGACCACCACCGAGGGCGTGTTCATCGACGGCCACCAGATCATCGATGGCGACTGCGCCGGCTACCATTCGGCGCGCACCCTGCTCACCACGCCGAGCGTCGATATCGCCGTGCTGGAAACGGCGCGCGGCGGCATCCTCAAGCGCGGCCTGGCGTTCGACCGCTGCGCGGTGGCGGTGGTGCTCAACGTCTCGGCGGACCATCTGGGGCTCGACGGCGTCGAAACCGTGGCCGAACTGGCAGCGGTCAAGGCGGTGGTGGCCAATGCCGCTTCGCGCGCGGTGGTCCTGAACGCCGACGACCGGCTGTGCGTGGCGATGAGCGCCCAGGTGTCGGCGGATGTGGAACGTATCTTCTTTTCCATGGAGCCGGAAAACCCGGTCCTGCTGCGCCACCTCGACAACGGCGGACGCGCCGCCTGGTTCCAGGACAATGCGCTGATCCTCGACGACGGCTTGCGCAGGCTGGAACTGCTGCGCGCGGAACGCATGCCGGCGAGCCTGCACGGCCACGCGCGCTACAACATCGCCAACGCCCTGGCGGCCGCCGCCGCCCTGATGGGGGCGAACTTTACCCCTGCGCAGATTGGCGCGGCACTGTCCACCTTTGTGTCGGACCGCGACAACAATCCGCTGCGCTCGAACATCTACAGCGCGCAGGGCGTGACCATCGTGGTCGACTATGCGCACAACCCGGCGGCCTACGCGGCCATGGCGTCGATGGCGCAGTCGCTCTCCGGCGGGCGCCGCATCGCGGTGCTCACCTGCCCCGGCGACCGGCGCGAGGCCGACCTGCTCGACATCGGGCACACCTGCGCCGAAGGTTTCGATGAACTGTTCGTGTACGAAGCCGATCCGCGCGGGCGCGCCAGCGGTGAGACGGCGCGCACCATTCTCGATGGCGCGCGCCGCGCCGGGAAAGACGACCACCTGCTGCACGCCATCGTGCCGGTCAGCGATGCGTTCGCGGCGGCGATGGCGCGCTGCCAGCCGGGCGACGTGCTGGTATTCGCCTGCGGATCAAACGCCACCGCCCTGCGCGAGACGGCACGCTACGTCGACCCGGCGCCAGGGATGCCGGCCGCCGTGCCATCAGTACATCAGGCGACCGTCCCGCTTGAATAA
- a CDS encoding methyltransferase, translating to MSASIISIDGHRLDQAPPIGIAGEERKAALHALGCALKQHGYAFTTVTPLTHSRVNARLASGWAHDLSGIFGWSRAFKPAVVNATLIDLMHDAEVINHDNGMLRSVLRASTLDGQLYLHSAYPTTAADAVFFGPDTYRFVRAMRASLGARMAPVRRAADIGCGAGPGAITIALVHPGAHVFAADINPAALVLTEINARIAGVTNLTPVDSNLLSSVDGQFDLIVANPPYLIDREQRAYRHGGGDLGAGLSVAIVDEAIKRLAPGGTLMLYTGAAIVANADPFRQAVEPRLRAAGFHWTYDEIDPDVFGEELDEAPYAYADRIAAVWLCATRPDGSA from the coding sequence ATGAGCGCCTCCATTATCTCCATCGACGGTCACCGGCTCGACCAGGCGCCGCCCATCGGCATCGCCGGCGAGGAACGCAAGGCCGCGCTGCATGCGCTGGGCTGCGCCCTGAAGCAGCACGGCTACGCCTTCACCACCGTCACCCCGCTCACGCACAGCCGCGTCAATGCGCGCCTGGCCAGCGGCTGGGCACATGACCTGTCGGGCATTTTCGGCTGGAGCCGCGCCTTCAAGCCGGCCGTGGTCAACGCCACGCTGATCGACCTGATGCACGACGCCGAGGTGATCAACCACGACAACGGCATGCTGCGCAGCGTGCTGCGCGCCTCCACCCTGGACGGACAGCTATACCTGCATTCGGCCTATCCGACCACTGCGGCCGACGCCGTGTTCTTCGGCCCCGACACCTACCGCTTCGTGCGCGCCATGCGCGCCTCGCTGGGGGCGCGCATGGCGCCAGTCAGGCGCGCGGCGGATATCGGCTGCGGCGCGGGGCCTGGCGCCATCACGATTGCGCTGGTCCATCCCGGCGCCCACGTGTTCGCCGCCGACATCAACCCGGCCGCGCTGGTGCTCACCGAAATCAACGCCCGCATCGCCGGCGTGACCAACCTCACGCCCGTCGACAGCAACCTGCTGTCGAGCGTCGACGGCCAGTTCGACCTGATCGTCGCCAACCCGCCCTACCTGATCGACCGCGAGCAGCGCGCCTACCGCCATGGCGGCGGCGACCTGGGTGCCGGCCTGTCGGTGGCCATCGTCGACGAAGCCATCAAGCGCCTGGCCCCGGGCGGCACGCTCATGCTGTACACCGGCGCGGCCATCGTGGCCAATGCCGACCCGTTCCGCCAGGCGGTGGAACCGCGCCTGCGCGCCGCCGGTTTTCACTGGACCTACGACGAAATCGACCCTGACGTGTTCGGCGAAGAACTCGACGAAGCCCCCTATGCCTATGCGGACCGGATCGCGGCGGTGTGGCTGTGCGCCACCCGGCCCGACGGCAGCGCATGA
- a CDS encoding iron-containing redox enzyme family protein — MSNMQSTAFATPPVIAPRRCAPAATSCRALYDTLSQPDAPAGADAQAYLVGQLARAASHPCDLPDTAAGLNDWIAPRSAAIGTQYQQYLASRRDGAPRRFFTSKSHALYFLRCVAPTKLVDGAWLYGALQRWQENDFRPLVKTYVEELGDGLPDKNHVVLYQRLLDNHGCAEWDDLGGAHFTQGALQLALAHAGESFLPEMIGYNLGYEQLPLHLLITAYELNELGIDPYYFTLHITVDNGSTGHARDAVDALQRIAARAADPAEFYRRVREGYKLNELGENTNSVIASFDLEQELVRILAAKAVVGQNMHSDYCRVAGKTINAWLADPEQIPGLLRAFESTGWIKRGAAPQESRFWSLLQGDHAEMFGVFSSYEQQVLADWIATPAQAGGPATDAPRVASFRARQRALAPARSAPPKAHGARALIRYPYAGHAGEHEAENDQLRRLEQAVALAPSTSAAMKLLVAHMAPSRHHTATGLMATRMFVRLLG; from the coding sequence ATGTCCAACATGCAAAGCACCGCGTTCGCCACGCCACCCGTCATCGCTCCGCGCCGTTGCGCGCCTGCCGCGACCAGCTGCCGTGCGCTGTACGACACCCTCTCGCAGCCCGATGCGCCTGCCGGCGCCGACGCCCAGGCCTACCTGGTGGGCCAGCTGGCGCGCGCCGCGTCCCACCCATGCGACCTGCCCGACACCGCGGCCGGCCTGAACGACTGGATCGCGCCGCGCAGCGCCGCCATCGGCACCCAGTACCAGCAATACCTGGCCAGCCGCCGCGATGGCGCCCCGCGCCGCTTCTTCACCAGCAAGTCGCACGCGCTGTATTTCCTGCGCTGCGTGGCGCCGACCAAGCTGGTGGACGGCGCCTGGCTGTACGGCGCCCTGCAGCGCTGGCAGGAAAACGATTTCCGCCCCCTGGTCAAGACCTATGTCGAGGAACTGGGCGACGGCCTGCCCGACAAGAACCACGTGGTACTGTACCAGCGCCTGCTCGACAACCACGGCTGCGCCGAATGGGACGACCTCGGTGGCGCCCACTTCACCCAGGGCGCGCTGCAGCTGGCGCTGGCGCATGCGGGCGAAAGCTTCCTGCCGGAGATGATCGGCTATAACCTCGGCTACGAACAGCTGCCGCTGCACCTGCTCATCACCGCCTACGAATTGAACGAGCTCGGAATCGACCCGTACTACTTCACGCTGCACATCACGGTCGACAATGGCTCGACCGGGCACGCGCGTGACGCGGTCGACGCACTGCAACGGATTGCGGCGCGCGCCGCCGATCCGGCCGAGTTCTATCGCCGCGTACGAGAAGGCTACAAGCTCAATGAACTGGGCGAAAACACCAACTCCGTGATCGCCTCCTTCGACCTGGAACAAGAACTGGTGCGCATCCTCGCGGCCAAGGCCGTGGTCGGACAGAACATGCACAGCGACTACTGCCGCGTGGCCGGAAAAACCATCAACGCCTGGCTGGCCGATCCCGAACAAATCCCCGGCCTGCTGCGCGCCTTTGAAAGCACCGGCTGGATCAAACGCGGCGCGGCGCCCCAGGAAAGCCGCTTCTGGAGCCTCCTGCAGGGCGACCATGCCGAAATGTTCGGCGTTTTCTCAAGCTACGAACAGCAGGTGCTGGCCGACTGGATCGCTACGCCGGCGCAGGCGGGCGGCCCCGCCACCGACGCGCCGCGCGTGGCCTCGTTTCGCGCCCGCCAGCGCGCGCTCGCCCCGGCCCGCAGCGCGCCGCCGAAAGCCCACGGCGCGCGCGCCCTGATCCGCTACCCGTACGCCGGCCATGCCGGCGAACACGAAGCCGAAAACGACCAGCTGCGCCGCCTTGAACAAGCCGTCGCGCTGGCGCCATCGACCAGCGCCGCCATGAAACTGCTGGTGGCGCACATGGCGCCATCCAGACACCACACCGCTACCGGCCTGATGGCAACGCGCATGTTCGTGCGCCTGCTCGGCTGA